A single window of Acinetobacter wuhouensis DNA harbors:
- a CDS encoding class I SAM-dependent methyltransferase, giving the protein MIYKFYQQRIFPHLLNQIMQTPSMMDGRAELLRKVHGEVLEIGFGTGLNLPFYQAVDQLYALEPNRDVYQLAHKRVSEAPFHVQHIQASAEKLPFADNSLDSIVSTWTLCSIAGLNQAIQEVRRVLKPNGTFHLIEHVQYNDNNTLKKLQDILTPVQKVIADGCHLNRNIELELLNANFKFAEKYYFDAEDLPKVGRRMFMARARKV; this is encoded by the coding sequence ATGATCTATAAATTTTACCAGCAACGCATTTTCCCGCATTTACTCAATCAAATTATGCAAACCCCAAGTATGATGGATGGTCGTGCAGAGTTACTGCGTAAAGTACACGGTGAAGTGCTGGAAATTGGTTTTGGTACAGGTTTGAATTTACCTTTTTATCAAGCTGTCGATCAGCTCTACGCGCTTGAACCCAATCGAGATGTTTACCAACTTGCGCATAAACGTGTCTCCGAAGCACCTTTTCATGTACAACATATTCAAGCCAGTGCCGAAAAGTTACCTTTTGCAGATAACTCACTCGATAGTATAGTCAGCACTTGGACCTTATGCAGTATTGCAGGTTTAAACCAAGCTATTCAGGAAGTTCGTCGTGTTCTAAAACCAAATGGAACGTTTCATTTGATTGAACATGTACAATATAACGATAACAACACGCTCAAAAAATTGCAGGATATTTTGACACCTGTACAAAAAGTTATTGCAGATGGTTGCCATTTGAATCGGAATATTGAGCTTGAACTTTTAAATGCCAATTTTAAATTTGCTGAGAAATATTATTTTGATGCTGAAGATTTACCAAAAGTCGGACGGCGTATGTTCATGGCAAGAGCACGAAAAGTTTAA
- a CDS encoding protease inhibitor I42 family protein: MKGLACVTMLVLGLGLTACQSSNAPKNTRTHEYTLKQKCPTLMDMKVGDVLVFNAPENPSTGYQWQLLQPLKIFKTEETYTQNEVEQGAVGVGGTKTFRFSAEKPGQDYIELVHIRAWESSKQPDQQWRCRIRVS, from the coding sequence ATGAAAGGTTTAGCGTGTGTGACCATGTTGGTATTGGGTTTAGGATTGACCGCTTGTCAAAGTTCCAATGCGCCTAAGAATACGAGAACACATGAATATACGCTCAAACAAAAGTGCCCAACTTTGATGGATATGAAAGTGGGTGATGTACTTGTGTTTAATGCACCTGAAAATCCAAGCACGGGTTATCAGTGGCAATTGTTGCAACCGTTGAAAATTTTTAAAACTGAAGAAACGTATACGCAGAATGAAGTAGAGCAGGGTGCTGTCGGTGTCGGTGGGACAAAAACTTTCCGCTTTAGTGCTGAAAAACCTGGACAGGATTATATTGAGCTAGTTCATATTCGTGCATGGGAATCGTCTAAGCAACCTGATCAGCAATGGCGTTGTCGTATTCGAGTGTCATGA
- a CDS encoding class I SAM-dependent methyltransferase — MTHSLHPAAQKGFSSAAELYQQVRPNYPQAVVDWLKDDLKLNPHSTAIDLGSGTGKFLAYLKQATPNVTAVEPVTEMLEQLKIVHPDVQTLQAKSDQIPLDRNSVDAVLCAQAFHWFANTETLTEIHRILKPQGHLGLVWNQRDENVDWVKALADLLATMEGDTPRYHSGQWKQVFEDQSLFELVSSKTFTQLQTGTVENVVSKRLLSTSFIAAMSDAEQLKLKQRFEQIVFEYTGKCAEDEIDFPYTTYVYSFIKQD; from the coding sequence ATGACACATTCCTTACATCCTGCTGCTCAAAAAGGTTTCAGTTCTGCTGCTGAACTTTATCAACAAGTACGACCAAATTATCCACAAGCAGTGGTTGATTGGTTAAAGGATGACTTAAAACTCAATCCTCATTCCACTGCGATTGATCTAGGTTCAGGCACAGGAAAATTCTTAGCCTATCTAAAACAAGCCACACCAAATGTCACAGCTGTCGAACCTGTCACAGAAATGTTGGAACAGTTGAAAATAGTACATCCTGATGTACAAACGCTTCAAGCCAAGAGTGATCAAATTCCACTAGATCGTAACAGTGTTGATGCTGTTTTGTGCGCTCAAGCATTTCACTGGTTTGCCAATACTGAAACCCTCACTGAAATTCATCGTATTTTAAAACCACAAGGGCATCTCGGACTGGTCTGGAATCAACGTGATGAAAATGTCGATTGGGTCAAAGCATTGGCAGATTTGCTCGCCACCATGGAAGGTGACACACCTCGTTACCACAGTGGACAATGGAAACAGGTCTTTGAGGATCAATCACTATTTGAATTGGTCAGTAGCAAAACCTTTACCCAGTTACAAACAGGTACAGTGGAAAATGTCGTGAGTAAACGTTTACTTTCCACCAGTTTTATCGCTGCAATGTCGGATGCGGAACAACTTAAACTCAAACAACGATTCGAACAAATAGTGTTTGAATATACAGGCAAATGTGCTGAAGATGAGATTGATTTTCCCTATACAACCTATGTTTATAGTTTTATAAAGCAAGATTAA
- a CDS encoding fatty acid desaturase, protein MNLPLSDVKMSKQSKIKLFADPEDALRNQKIRKGILEVGDQLRERHPWLVQHQDQIGLGILTLTVTGIIFNITQYARGKMPWYVAVPLSAFWMSILHELEHDLIHQMYFRKNKNMHNLMMGAVYMFRPSTISPWIRRDIHMHHHKSSGTKSDLEERGINNGDKWGFKRLIMTGDNMLAVYLRPITMMKTTNRYVNAQKNLTKTEKLKLKAKVSSGYTPLGHIHYALWHGFLLMSVAKLAMKAVGIKQPKNKLWKLADKTTKFYAVSIAAPNFLRTLSLHFTSSNMHYYGDVEDGNIVQQCQVWTDWRMKPLQAFCFNFAGTHAIHHFVVRDPFYIRQAIAQDCYPVMKENGVRFNDFGTFKRANRRFESGKS, encoded by the coding sequence ATGAATTTACCCCTTTCCGATGTAAAAATGTCAAAACAAAGCAAAATTAAACTTTTTGCAGATCCAGAAGATGCATTACGCAATCAAAAAATCCGTAAAGGGATTTTAGAGGTCGGTGATCAATTACGTGAACGTCATCCGTGGTTAGTTCAGCACCAAGATCAAATTGGTCTGGGTATTTTAACCCTAACTGTCACTGGAATTATTTTCAATATAACACAATACGCTAGAGGGAAAATGCCTTGGTATGTGGCAGTTCCACTTTCTGCATTTTGGATGTCAATCTTGCATGAACTTGAGCATGATCTGATTCACCAAATGTATTTCCGTAAAAATAAAAATATGCATAATTTGATGATGGGTGCGGTCTATATGTTCCGTCCAAGTACCATCAGCCCGTGGATTCGTCGTGATATTCATATGCATCATCACAAGTCATCTGGCACAAAGAGTGATCTTGAAGAACGTGGTATTAACAATGGTGACAAATGGGGCTTTAAACGTCTGATCATGACTGGTGACAATATGTTGGCGGTTTATCTACGCCCAATCACCATGATGAAAACCACCAATCGCTATGTTAATGCCCAGAAAAACTTAACAAAAACTGAAAAATTAAAATTAAAAGCCAAAGTTTCATCAGGTTATACGCCTTTGGGGCATATTCACTATGCTTTATGGCATGGTTTTTTACTAATGTCAGTTGCAAAACTGGCAATGAAAGCGGTTGGTATAAAGCAACCTAAAAATAAACTATGGAAATTGGCGGATAAGACAACCAAGTTCTATGCCGTCAGTATTGCTGCACCGAATTTCCTCAGAACACTGAGTCTACATTTCACCAGCTCAAATATGCATTATTACGGTGATGTTGAAGATGGCAATATCGTTCAGCAATGCCAAGTGTGGACAGATTGGCGCATGAAACCTTTACAAGCTTTCTGTTTTAATTTTGCAGGTACACATGCAATCCATCACTTTGTGGTACGTGATCCGTTCTATATCCGCCAAGCGATTGCACAGGACTGCTACCCAGTGATGAAAGAAAATGGCGTGCGTTTTAATGACTTTGGTACATTCAAACGTGCTAACCGTAGATTTGAATCAGGAAAATCATGA
- a CDS encoding TetR/AcrR family transcriptional regulator, whose protein sequence is MIKIPSTSVLKKVTKKVNKPKQERSQKRMETMLETTEKLLLSIGIEKISIPEIANASGVPRTSIYQFFPTKYDILRHIALAHLNDLVKQLGQTAVRVLTENPKASIDEYGRLLTESMIRATAKFFNESEIASLLILSGPFTRQAYLEYQIELKKVSEGVRKALEMIKVDNYVPQQPDTLTILMELIFTCMKHGYYNESYISEAIIQEAYRMAVAYLTALKNRSFNFIPTTVQ, encoded by the coding sequence ATGATCAAAATACCGTCAACATCTGTATTAAAAAAAGTGACGAAGAAAGTGAACAAGCCTAAACAAGAACGTTCACAAAAACGTATGGAAACGATGTTAGAAACAACTGAAAAATTGTTGTTATCCATTGGAATTGAAAAGATTTCTATTCCTGAAATTGCCAATGCTTCTGGCGTGCCACGCACCAGCATCTATCAATTTTTTCCGACGAAATACGATATTTTACGTCATATTGCACTGGCGCATTTGAATGATTTGGTCAAGCAATTGGGGCAAACTGCTGTACGAGTTCTGACTGAAAACCCGAAAGCCAGTATTGATGAATACGGACGATTATTGACTGAAAGTATGATTCGAGCGACGGCTAAATTTTTTAATGAATCTGAAATTGCCAGCTTATTGATTCTGAGTGGCCCATTTACACGACAGGCTTATTTGGAATATCAAATTGAATTGAAAAAGGTCAGTGAGGGCGTTCGTAAAGCGCTTGAAATGATTAAAGTGGATAATTATGTGCCACAACAGCCAGATACCTTAACCATCCTTATGGAGTTGATTTTTACTTGTATGAAACATGGTTACTATAATGAAAGTTATATTTCTGAAGCAATTATTCAAGAAGCCTATCGGATGGCAGTTGCCTATTTAACGGCATTAAAAAATAGATCTTTTAACTTTATTCCTACAACAGTTCAGTAG
- a CDS encoding 2-hydroxyacid dehydrogenase, with amino-acid sequence MKAVFLDYESLDKNDLDFSGLKSAFDDLELYPATTTDQVFARVQNADVIITNKVVVDASIIEQCQNLKLILISATGTNNVDLFAAKSKGVVVCNCQGYGTSAVAQHTLTLMLALATSLLKYDRAVKQGEWNTSPIFCLLDFPIVELSGKTLGIIGYGELGKAVAKLAEAFGMNVLVGALPNRPQSESRIPFKQLLPQVDFLSLHCPLTDETRDLIDHQAFDLMKQSAFLINCARGGIVNEQALADALRQGKIAGAATDVLSVEPPKDSNILLAEDIPNLIITPHSAWGSVDARQRIVNQMLENVEAFKQGNHTRQVN; translated from the coding sequence ATGAAAGCTGTATTTTTAGATTATGAATCTTTAGATAAAAATGACTTGGATTTTAGTGGGCTAAAATCAGCTTTTGATGATCTTGAACTATATCCTGCGACAACCACAGATCAGGTGTTTGCACGGGTACAAAATGCTGATGTGATTATCACCAATAAAGTCGTTGTCGATGCGTCGATAATTGAACAATGTCAAAATCTTAAGCTGATCTTGATCTCTGCAACTGGAACAAATAATGTTGATTTATTCGCAGCGAAATCAAAGGGAGTCGTGGTCTGTAATTGTCAAGGTTATGGCACGTCTGCGGTAGCACAGCATACACTGACATTGATGTTAGCTTTAGCAACTTCATTATTAAAATATGATCGTGCAGTCAAACAAGGTGAATGGAACACATCGCCAATTTTCTGTTTACTTGATTTTCCTATTGTCGAACTCTCAGGGAAAACTTTGGGGATCATTGGCTACGGAGAATTGGGCAAAGCTGTTGCCAAGTTAGCAGAAGCATTTGGTATGAATGTCTTGGTCGGTGCTTTGCCGAATCGTCCGCAAAGTGAATCACGTATCCCATTTAAACAGTTGTTACCTCAAGTAGATTTTTTGAGTTTACACTGTCCATTGACCGATGAAACTCGAGATTTGATCGATCATCAAGCATTTGATTTGATGAAGCAATCAGCATTTCTGATCAATTGCGCAAGAGGTGGTATTGTCAATGAGCAGGCTTTAGCGGATGCTTTACGACAAGGAAAAATTGCAGGGGCAGCTACAGATGTGTTGTCTGTAGAACCGCCAAAGGATAGTAATATTCTACTTGCTGAGGATATTCCAAACTTAATTATCACACCACATAGTGCGTGGGGCAGTGTCGATGCACGTCAGCGGATTGTGAATCAAATGCTTGAAAATGTTGAAGCATTTAAACAAGGTAATCACACTCGCCAAGTGAATTGA
- a CDS encoding DUF6036 family nucleotidyltransferase, with the protein MEIFTHSPMSKAILKLFHELENYISTNHQNLPYGAVKAYIFGGCAFHIHTNARGSNDVDAEIQAIPLLKKEDIIIFLEQNDIEYIDENNLETNLEFDRGFNTALASIDPDYIDRTIPLIIENIVEVYLVSALDLAISKLARLSDRDIEDIRILFQLKKFSLDQFKISANNAKDYYATPEQLESNIRYMISLLSELSE; encoded by the coding sequence ATGGAAATCTTTACTCATTCTCCAATGAGTAAAGCGATTCTCAAGCTCTTTCATGAGCTTGAGAATTATATTTCTACGAATCATCAAAATTTACCTTATGGCGCTGTAAAAGCTTATATTTTTGGTGGTTGTGCTTTTCATATCCATACCAATGCTCGTGGTAGCAATGATGTAGATGCTGAAATTCAAGCAATTCCTTTATTAAAAAAAGAAGACATCATCATTTTTCTTGAACAAAATGATATCGAATATATTGATGAAAATAATTTAGAAACGAATTTAGAATTTGATCGTGGTTTTAACACCGCTTTAGCTTCTATTGATCCTGATTATATTGACCGCACTATTCCTCTCATCATTGAAAATATTGTAGAAGTTTATTTGGTTTCAGCGCTTGATCTGGCTATTTCAAAATTAGCACGGCTGTCTGATCGAGATATTGAAGATATTCGAATCCTATTTCAGCTCAAAAAATTTTCACTTGATCAGTTTAAAATTTCAGCGAATAATGCTAAAGATTATTATGCGACTCCTGAACAATTGGAATCGAATATTCGCTATATGATTTCGTTGTTATCTGAGCTATCTGAATAA